A stretch of Pygocentrus nattereri isolate fPygNat1 chromosome 8, fPygNat1.pri, whole genome shotgun sequence DNA encodes these proteins:
- the LOC119263898 gene encoding uncharacterized protein LOC119263898 encodes MLSEMDDRDDIKSSISTVLPDLPESILNIVEETLQSLGVGTIDDFQFVQEADLLCVLRPIQARKLVASWKQTSQGPGTQSQPDVNSSTSSSLLTSSTSSRSSLSPCPSPRNLLNADWVDHFEIPTERFPEALMQCLERGKRPIPSLRREMIRIVAAEMMKACPSPTKHASTEIAKKLVGKYPQSLKDVIEGDVVGTGYHSLVKQLQARIDNKKRHATPRIHKRKSLSNSDTDEVPAVMKASVQDTYGCVKWDMKFMPVTETLESQNEKKGKMRFLWEQATFNPDEVKELMESTYYSQRKAINNGTALQTLREEWPFLFHEIGISAHYQELTGLPLTQTFLKSVGKKGKQLLNFMATVCANKTRRVFETLTKLRFQRGQLEGCSDDVKDMLLLLLSYFNEDEATMFHYTEETNQAADVQVDCLPVTPCIIVCGASCYSANRFMLSIDGKIVNDNIAQFIAAINVMFGSYYCLNIHYPVQLRSTLEFLQRCFFNINPERGTKVEMKKTKKQLTVNPRV; translated from the exons ATGCTGTCCG AAATGGACGACCGAGACGACATCAAAAGTTCCATTTCAACTGTTCTACCAGACCTCCCTGAATCCATTCTGAATATTGTGGAGGAGACACTGCAGTCTCTGGGAGTGGGGACCATTGACGATTTCCAATTCGTCCAAGAGGCTGATCTCCTGTGTGTTTTACGGCCAATACAAGCAAGAAAACTTGTAGCTTCTTGGAAGCAAACCT CTCAGGGCCCTGGAACCCAAAGCCAGCCAGATGTTAACTCTTCAACTTCATCATCCCTTCTCACCTCTTCTACCTCCTCTCGCTCCTCCCTGTCACCTTGTCCATCACCCAGAAACCTGCTTAATGCCGATTGGGTTGACCACTTTGAAATTCCTACTGAAAGATTTCCTGAGGCTCTGATGCAATGTCTGGAGAGAGGCAAGAGGCCCATCCCGAGTTTAAGACGAGAAATGATCAGAATTGTTGCAGCAGAGATGATGAAGGCGTGTCCGTCTCCTACAAAGCATGCTTCTACAGAAATCGCCAAAAAGTTAGTTGGCAAGTATCCTCAGTCATTGAAGGATGTCATCGAAGGGGACGTTGTGGGGACCGGATACCACAGCCTTGTTAAACAGCTTCAAGCCCGTATAGACAACAAAAAGCGCCATGCAACCCCAAGAATACATAAACGCAAATCGTTGTCAAACTCTGACACAGATGAGGTCCCAGCAGTAATGAAAGCGTCAGTCCAGGATACGTATGGCTGTGTTAAGTGGGACATGAAGTTCATGCCAGTCACAGAAACCCTGgaaagccaaaatgaaaagaaaggaaaaatgagGTTTCTTTGGGAACAAGCCACTTTCAACCCAGACGAGGTGAAGGAATTGATGGAATCCACGTACTATTCACAGCGTAAGGCAATTAACAATGGAACAGCTCTTCAAACACTGAGAGAAGAATGGCCTTTTTTGTTTCACGAAATTGGGATTTCTGCCCACTACCAGGAGCTAACAGGACTGCCACTGACGCAGACATTCCTGAAAAGTgtgggaaaaaagggaaaacagctCCTAAACTTCATGGCAACTGTTTGTGCAAACAAGACCAGGCGTGTCTTTGAGACATTGACCAAGCTAAGGTTCCAGAGAGGGCAGTTGGAGGGCTGCTCGGATGACGTGAAGGATATGCTGCTTTTGCTGCTTTCCTACTTTAATGAAGACGAGGCAACCATGTTCCACTACACTGAAGAAACCAACCAGGCAGCCGACGTTCAGGTGGACTGCTTGCCGGTGACGCCATGCATCATTGTGTGTG GAGCCTCCTGCTACAGTGCCAATAGATTCATGCTGAGCATTGACGGCAAAATTGTTAATGACAACATCGCCCAATTCATCGCTGCCATCAACGTAATGTTCGGCAGCTACTACTGCCTGAACATCCACTATCCAGTACAGTTGAGATCAACGCTGGAGTTCCTTCagag gTGTTTCTTCAACATCAATCCAGAGAGGGGTACAAAGGTTGAGATGAAAAAAACCAAGAAGCAACTGACGGTAAACCCTAGGGTCTAG